Proteins from one Microtus pennsylvanicus isolate mMicPen1 chromosome 7, mMicPen1.hap1, whole genome shotgun sequence genomic window:
- the Plekhb2 gene encoding pleckstrin homology domain-containing family B member 2 produces MAFVKSGWLLRQSTILKRWKKNWFDLWSDGHLIYYDDQTRQSVEDKVHMPVDCINIRMGHECRDIQPPDGKPRDCLLQIVCRDGKTISLCAESTDDCLAWKFTLQDSRTNTAYVGSTILSEETAVAASPPAYAAYAAPTPEVYGYGPYSGAYPAGTQVVYAANGQAYAVPYQYPYAGGVYGQQPANQVIIRERYRDSDSDLALGMLAGAATGMALGSLFWVF; encoded by the exons ATGGCGTTTGTGAAGAGCGGATGGTTGCTGCGGCAGA GTACTATTCTGAAGCGCTGGAAGAAGAATTGGTTTGACCTGTGGTCTGACGGTCACCTGATCTACTATGATGACCAGACTCGGCAGAGTGTAGAGGATAAGGTGCATATGCCGGTGGACTGCATCAATATCCGCATGGGACATGAGTGTCGGG ACATCCAGCCTCCAGATGGGAAGCCCAGAGACTGTCTGCTGCAGATCGTCTGCCGAGACGGCAAAACCATCAGTCTCTGTGCCGAGAGCACAGACGATTGCCT ggCTTGGAAGTTTACACTGCAGGATTCCAGAACGAACACA GCGTACGTTGGCTCGACAATCCTGTCTGAAGAGACTGCCGTGGCCGCTTCACCGCCCGCCTATGCTGCCTATGCTGCGCCAACCCCTGAG gtCTATGGCTATGGTCCATACAGTGGCGCATACCCAGCAGGAACTCAAGTTGTCTATGCTGCCAACGGGCAGGCATACGCTGTGCCATACCAGTACCCATATGCAG GAGGAGTTTATGGACAACAGCCTGCCAATCAAGTCATCATCCGCGAGCGGTACCGAGACAGTGACAGCGATCTGGCCCTGGGCATGCTTGCTGGGGCCGCCACAGGCATGGCCCTGGGCTCTCTGTTCTGGGTCTTCTAG